Proteins found in one Muntiacus reevesi chromosome 2, mMunRee1.1, whole genome shotgun sequence genomic segment:
- the LOC136157113 gene encoding uncharacterized protein, whose protein sequence is MKGPAEQWRGRAVALGPALTVPAPATGHCQAGPPPTPTAARPPWALDAPQFGPRRVFRELLQKASAESKDISGSKQVLTADQAPERGKCPKAPSEGVRGEGEKVSRLLGTAFLHTPESRALFLPGAKSWQKRFRNVGRKTLVKGFGGRTRGGTRERRPSAPGPRQGLRASGWRLGAVTRAGWGTGEPRARCKPAPRACGPAPGESPPPNWRPASWAHESSSPPPRPERLFALAGFLLLRYPTPDSGWEAGTVRPRVKRLGGAEEAVAGRDRAPAAPAQTPGSHRRGGKPGRLATAGARRLLPASLSVSGAPPAVAIPGCSGRAASSDLG, encoded by the exons ATGAAGGGTCCAGCG GAACAGTGGCGGGGGCGGGCTGTTGCTCTTGGCCCGGCTCTCACGGTGCCCGCTCCGGCTACAGGCCATTGTCAGGCCGGCCCACCCCCGACTCCCACGGCGGCGCGTCCTCCGTGGGCGCTGGATGCCCCCCAATTCGGTCCCCGAAGGGTTTTCCGGGAACTGCTGCAGAAAGCCTCTGCAGAGAGCAAGGACATTTCAGGGAGCAAACAGGTTTTGACTGCGGATCAGGCCCCTGAGAGAGGTAAATGCCCGAAGGCCCCCTCCGAAGGAGTTCGTGGGGAAGGTGAAAAGGTCAGCCGCCTTCTGGGAACGGCGTTTCTGCACACACCCGAAAGCAGAGCCTTATTCCTACCTGGCGCAAAGAGCTGGCAAAAGAGATTTAGGAATGTTGGCAGGAAGACTCTGGTCAAAGGTTTTGGCGGAAGAACTAGGGGCGGGACGCGAGAGAGGCGGCCCAGCGCGCCCGGGCCCCGGCAAGGGCTCCGCGCTAGCGGGTGGCGGCTGGGCGCGGTGACGCGCGCCGGCTGGGGTACAGGCGAGCCCCGCGCGCGGTGCAAACCTGCACCTCGGGCTTGCGGGCCCGCGCCCGGGGAGTCCCCGCCTCCAAACTGGAGACCGGCCTCCTGGGCGCACGAGTCGTCATCCCCACCTCCCCGGCCCGAGCGCCTCTTCGCCCTCGCTGGTTTTCTACTTCTCCGCTATCCCACCCCGGACTCTGGGTGGGAAGCTGGCACTGTGAGGCCGAGAGTCAAACGCCTGGGCGGGGCGGAAGAGGCAGTGGCGGGGCGAGACCGGGCGCCAGCCGCGCCCGCGCAGACCCCGGGGAGCCATCGCCGCGGAGGGAAGCCCGGGCGCTTGGCTACCGCGGGCGCGCGACGCCTCCTCCCCGCGTCCCTCTCAGTCTCCGGCGCACCCCCGGCAGTGGCAATCCCCGGCTGCTCGGGGCGAGCGGCATCGTCAGATTTGGGGTGA